From Planococcus halocryophilus, the proteins below share one genomic window:
- a CDS encoding cell division protein FtsQ/DivIB: MDKVIDIEERIPSLRDRRKKRTNRKFVALLLIFLTLLAVLLYSQSKYSEIQTITIEGAVLFNQKSYQAASGLVIGDSMWSFDTRAVAQQLEKLEWVEKASVKRNWLTGVEIDLKEYVQMGYLDRGNSYQIVLSNNLALKQPVTVIDGPIYSNFDDEKKRGKLIDQLAEINPEVLQLISQIILDSKEKDADFVTLYMNDGNEIHGILSTLAEKINYYPSVIAQLEEDQKGIIDMEVGIYFRSYADAYGFAEEAPEDETAEEE, encoded by the coding sequence ATGGACAAAGTGATTGACATCGAAGAACGCATCCCATCGCTCCGCGATCGACGGAAAAAAAGAACCAATCGCAAGTTCGTGGCGCTGTTGCTCATTTTTCTCACTTTGCTTGCCGTACTTTTATACAGCCAGTCGAAGTACAGTGAAATTCAGACCATCACTATAGAAGGTGCTGTTCTTTTTAATCAGAAAAGCTATCAGGCAGCAAGTGGATTAGTAATCGGTGATTCAATGTGGTCTTTCGATACGCGAGCTGTTGCGCAACAGCTCGAAAAGTTGGAATGGGTGGAAAAAGCATCGGTCAAAAGGAATTGGTTGACCGGCGTTGAAATTGATCTAAAAGAATATGTTCAAATGGGATATTTAGACCGTGGCAACAGTTACCAGATCGTTTTATCAAATAATCTAGCGCTAAAGCAGCCAGTCACGGTTATCGATGGTCCAATTTATTCGAATTTTGATGACGAGAAAAAAAGAGGGAAGTTGATAGATCAATTAGCGGAGATAAATCCGGAAGTTCTACAATTGATTTCTCAAATCATTTTAGATTCTAAAGAAAAAGATGCAGATTTTGTTACTTTGTATATGAATGACGGAAACGAAATTCATGGAATACTAAGTACATTGGCTGAGAAGATAAATTATTATCCATCTGTTATCGCGCAACTAGAGGAAGATCAAAAAGGGATAATTGATATGGAAGTCGGAATATATTTCCGCTCTTATGCAGATGCTTATGGTTTTGCAGAGGAGGCTCCGGAAGATGAAACCGCCGAAGAGGAATAG
- a CDS encoding DUF881 domain-containing protein codes for MKKKIFTRFTAILFLIGLMTAIQYNTINEPDRRDTRDVWEVRQELSREKKLHSQLLSEIGTLDETLDKYNTAADESPEQALRETAGELRNAVGLTETTGPGFEVLVEPSMEAVALGLEIEGISPDLLIRLVNEINRYDALYVSIDGKRIINTTSIRDINGQTSVNAKPVETPPFSIKIISKSVDDSEKLYNHLLASRILDDFYIDNMSLTVSVPQSDMVIEAYDGTIDTKYLQAIEGE; via the coding sequence GTGAAGAAAAAGATTTTTACTCGATTTACGGCGATACTGTTTTTAATCGGCTTAATGACCGCCATACAATATAATACAATCAATGAACCTGACAGACGCGATACGCGAGATGTATGGGAAGTAAGGCAAGAGTTATCGAGAGAAAAAAAGTTGCATTCACAACTACTTTCAGAAATAGGTACTCTTGATGAAACATTAGACAAATACAATACAGCAGCAGATGAAAGCCCTGAACAAGCATTACGTGAAACCGCTGGAGAACTAAGAAATGCTGTTGGCTTAACAGAAACGACTGGACCTGGTTTTGAGGTTTTAGTTGAGCCATCGATGGAAGCGGTTGCGTTAGGATTGGAAATCGAAGGAATTTCACCAGACTTACTAATTCGACTCGTCAATGAAATCAATCGGTATGATGCTCTCTACGTATCGATAGATGGAAAACGAATCATTAACACGACTTCGATACGAGACATAAACGGTCAGACATCAGTAAATGCCAAACCGGTTGAAACACCCCCATTTTCAATAAAAATTATTTCAAAGTCGGTTGATGACTCAGAAAAGCTGTATAATCATTTATTGGCATCACGTATTCTAGATGATTTTTATATCGATAATATGTCACTAACGGTTTCAGTGCCACAAAGCGATATGGTGATCGAAGCATATGATGGTACTATAGACACCAAATATTTACAGGCAATAGAGGGGGAATAG
- the ftsZ gene encoding cell division protein FtsZ, with product MLEFDTNIDALAVIKVIGVGGGGNNAVNRMIEHGVQGVEFIAVNTDAQALNLSKAEVRLQIGGKLTRGLGAGANPDVGKKAAEESKEQIEEALRGADMVFVTAGMGGGTGTGAAPVIAGIAKELGALTVGVVTRPFTFEGRKRSTQAIGGIATMKESVDTLIVIPNDRLLEIVDKNTPMLEAFREADNVLRQGVSGISDLIAVPGLINLDFADVKTIMSNKGSALMGIGVSSGENRASEAAKKAVSSPLLEVSVDGAKGVLMNITGGSNLSLYEVQEAADIVASASDEEVNMIFGSVINDNLKDEIIVTVIATGFNEEQLQPRTPRGSGLNSNRVQSIQQQAPAPSIRDARREDQRRDEQRREEQPPYYNQEPQRQEKHSDDALDIPTFLRNRQKRR from the coding sequence ATGTTGGAATTTGATACAAATATTGATGCACTGGCCGTAATTAAAGTTATTGGGGTAGGTGGCGGTGGTAACAATGCCGTAAACCGTATGATCGAACATGGAGTACAAGGTGTAGAATTTATAGCAGTAAACACAGATGCACAAGCTTTAAACTTATCTAAAGCAGAAGTGCGCCTTCAAATTGGTGGTAAATTAACACGCGGTCTTGGTGCCGGAGCGAACCCTGATGTTGGTAAAAAAGCAGCAGAAGAAAGCAAAGAACAAATCGAAGAAGCTTTACGCGGAGCAGACATGGTATTCGTAACTGCAGGAATGGGTGGCGGAACAGGTACGGGTGCAGCACCTGTTATTGCTGGAATCGCTAAAGAACTTGGCGCATTGACTGTTGGTGTTGTTACGCGTCCATTTACTTTCGAAGGCCGTAAACGTTCAACACAAGCAATCGGTGGTATTGCAACGATGAAAGAATCAGTTGACACGTTGATTGTTATTCCAAACGATCGTTTACTTGAAATTGTCGACAAAAATACACCAATGCTTGAAGCATTCCGCGAAGCGGATAATGTTTTACGTCAAGGTGTATCAGGGATCTCTGACTTGATCGCTGTTCCTGGATTGATCAACTTGGATTTCGCCGACGTTAAAACTATTATGTCTAACAAAGGTTCTGCATTAATGGGTATCGGTGTATCTTCAGGAGAAAATCGCGCGTCTGAAGCGGCTAAAAAAGCTGTTTCAAGTCCATTGCTTGAAGTTTCAGTTGACGGTGCAAAAGGTGTCTTAATGAACATTACAGGCGGATCTAACCTTAGCCTTTATGAAGTTCAAGAAGCAGCTGATATTGTAGCATCGGCTTCTGATGAAGAAGTTAACATGATTTTCGGTTCTGTTATTAACGATAACTTGAAAGATGAAATTATCGTGACAGTTATCGCGACTGGCTTTAATGAAGAACAACTTCAACCAAGAACGCCAAGAGGATCTGGATTGAATTCAAACCGTGTCCAGTCGATTCAACAACAGGCTCCAGCGCCATCGATTCGTGATGCGCGCCGTGAAGATCAACGTCGCGACGAGCAACGTCGTGAAGAGCAGCCACCTTATTATAACCAAGAACCACAAAGACAAGAAAAACATAGCGACGATGCACTAGATATTCCGACTTTCTTACGCAATCGTCAAAAGAGACGTTAA
- a CDS encoding DUF881 domain-containing protein: MKPPKRNSRKNISKSIVFSLVFLVLGFIMAYSYSLSNANKETEGYTGGAFFEQEERYRKELINQQERNKALRDELQEKQSEVQEYEKSFADGENRYTEYAKEAEELRRYLGVVPVQGSGLKVTLKDGDYNPNSVNPNDYIVHESHVFQVINELYISGAEAISINGQRIHANSYIVCTGPVITVDGVQYPAPFVIEAIGEPKVLSSSMKLSGGIMDQLVNDNIIVTLDEGLIIKMPALLTES; encoded by the coding sequence ATGAAACCGCCGAAGAGGAATAGCCGCAAAAATATTAGTAAATCAATTGTCTTTTCATTGGTATTCTTAGTTCTTGGATTTATCATGGCCTATTCCTATAGTCTTTCCAACGCCAACAAAGAGACGGAAGGCTATACGGGTGGTGCCTTTTTTGAACAAGAAGAACGGTATCGGAAAGAGTTAATTAATCAGCAAGAGCGCAATAAAGCCTTACGAGATGAATTGCAAGAAAAGCAAAGCGAAGTTCAGGAGTATGAAAAATCCTTTGCGGATGGAGAAAACCGCTATACGGAATATGCGAAAGAAGCAGAAGAACTCCGAAGATATCTAGGTGTCGTGCCGGTTCAAGGAAGTGGCTTAAAAGTAACGCTAAAAGATGGTGATTACAACCCTAACTCGGTGAACCCTAATGATTACATTGTTCATGAAAGTCATGTTTTCCAAGTGATTAATGAATTGTATATTTCGGGTGCAGAAGCGATTTCAATTAACGGTCAGCGCATTCACGCCAATTCTTATATTGTTTGTACCGGCCCGGTTATTACTGTAGACGGCGTACAATATCCAGCTCCTTTTGTGATTGAAGCAATCGGGGAGCCTAAAGTATTGTCTTCTTCAATGAAATTAAGCGGAGGAATTATGGATCAATTAGTAAATGATAATATTATCGTTACATTGGATGAGGGGTTAATCATCAAAATGCCTGCTTTACTTACGGAATCATGA
- the ftsA gene encoding cell division protein FtsA, producing MSQSELYVSLDIGSSSVKVLIGEMANKSLNVIGVGNVKSNGIKKGAIVDIDATVQSIKKAVDQAERMIGKSIHEVVLGIPANKAVLQPVKGIVAVNSENREITDEDLDRVLEAAQVMSIPPERELVNIIPEQYIVDHLGEIKDPRGMIGIRLEMDGTMVTTSKTILHNVLRCVERAGLEIRDIYVQPLAAGSYALTEDEKNHGTACIDIGGGSTSISIFQEGHLTASSVIPVGGDHVTKDLSIILKTPTDQAEKIKLEYGHAFFEDASEDEVFEVPVIGSDSTEQYNQKYISEIIGVRLEELFELILDEFYRLGVQDLPGGVVLTGGMAKLDGLPELARNILQTRVRLFTPEFIGVREPQYTTAVGLIQYAYMEDVFYGRIGNGGAVAGAAKAEQQEVQQPKKQKQPKQNSEGVVTKAKKMFDRFFE from the coding sequence TTGAGTCAATCAGAATTATATGTAAGTTTAGATATCGGTTCGTCATCCGTTAAAGTTTTAATCGGAGAAATGGCTAACAAGTCATTGAACGTAATCGGTGTCGGAAATGTAAAATCTAATGGGATTAAAAAAGGTGCGATTGTTGACATAGATGCAACGGTGCAGTCCATTAAAAAAGCTGTCGATCAGGCAGAGCGCATGATCGGCAAATCGATTCACGAAGTGGTATTAGGAATTCCAGCAAATAAGGCAGTATTACAACCTGTTAAAGGGATTGTTGCAGTAAACAGTGAAAATCGTGAAATTACCGATGAAGACTTGGATCGTGTATTAGAAGCGGCACAAGTTATGTCGATTCCCCCAGAACGGGAGTTAGTCAACATCATTCCTGAACAATACATTGTGGATCATCTAGGTGAAATTAAAGATCCACGGGGCATGATTGGTATCCGCCTTGAAATGGATGGTACAATGGTGACAACTTCAAAAACTATTTTACACAATGTACTTCGCTGTGTAGAAAGAGCAGGACTTGAAATTCGTGATATTTATGTCCAGCCGCTTGCAGCAGGAAGTTATGCATTAACTGAAGATGAGAAAAATCATGGCACAGCGTGTATCGATATCGGTGGAGGATCTACTTCTATTTCCATCTTTCAAGAAGGCCACTTGACTGCTTCTTCCGTAATTCCGGTTGGAGGAGACCACGTTACAAAAGATTTGTCCATCATTTTAAAGACACCGACAGATCAAGCTGAAAAAATTAAACTTGAATATGGTCATGCGTTTTTCGAAGATGCTTCAGAAGATGAAGTTTTTGAAGTCCCAGTTATTGGATCTGATTCAACAGAACAGTATAATCAAAAATACATATCTGAAATAATCGGAGTTCGCCTGGAAGAACTTTTCGAACTGATTTTAGATGAGTTTTACCGCTTGGGCGTTCAAGACTTGCCAGGAGGAGTCGTTTTAACAGGCGGCATGGCTAAATTGGATGGACTGCCAGAACTTGCACGTAATATCCTGCAAACTCGAGTTCGTTTATTCACACCAGAATTTATTGGCGTTCGAGAACCACAGTACACGACAGCAGTTGGCTTAATTCAATATGCATACATGGAAGATGTCTTTTATGGTCGTATTGGAAATGGTGGAGCTGTTGCCGGAGCTGCGAAAGCTGAACAGCAAGAAGTGCAACAACCTAAAAAGCAAAAGCAGCCAAAACAAAACTCTGAAGGTGTCGTAACGAAAGCCAAAAAGATGTTTGATCGATTCTTTGAATAA
- a CDS encoding YggS family pyridoxal phosphate-dependent enzyme encodes MKPIKPIFEEISEQLSAVNDTIKIIAVTKQVGIERTKEAIQAGVQHLGENRPEGLSRKLEAIDENVSWHYIGNLQTRKVKDVINEIDYLHSLDRLSLAKEIQKRATRPVNCFVQVNVSGEESKSGIGPEDTINFIESLKAYDKIKVVGLMTMAPNTSDESVIREAFKGLKSLQLQVSEKNWAHAPCTECSMGMSNDYLIAAQEGASFVRIGTALVGAESEEK; translated from the coding sequence ATGAAACCGATTAAACCTATATTTGAAGAGATTTCTGAACAATTATCTGCTGTAAATGACACGATAAAGATTATTGCTGTAACAAAACAAGTTGGCATAGAACGCACGAAAGAAGCGATTCAAGCAGGAGTTCAGCATCTAGGTGAAAACCGTCCAGAAGGATTATCCCGAAAACTTGAAGCAATTGACGAAAATGTGTCTTGGCACTATATAGGCAATCTACAAACGAGAAAAGTAAAAGATGTTATTAATGAAATCGATTATTTACATTCATTAGATCGATTAAGTTTGGCCAAAGAAATTCAAAAGCGTGCAACTCGACCTGTAAACTGTTTTGTTCAAGTAAATGTGTCGGGAGAAGAGTCAAAAAGTGGTATAGGACCTGAAGATACAATAAACTTTATCGAATCACTCAAAGCTTATGACAAAATAAAAGTGGTCGGATTGATGACAATGGCACCAAATACGTCCGATGAAAGTGTAATCCGTGAAGCATTTAAAGGGTTAAAATCACTCCAACTTCAAGTGTCTGAGAAAAATTGGGCACATGCACCATGCACAGAATGTTCGATGGGCATGTCTAACGACTACTTAATTGCTGCTCAAGAAGGAGCTAGTTTTGTCCGAATTGGCACAGCATTGGTTGGGGCAGAAAGTGAGGAAAAATGA
- the murD gene encoding UDP-N-acetylmuramoyl-L-alanine--D-glutamate ligase: MKEAPQLYQKKVLVLGLAKSGFTAARILNKLGAFVTVNDSKPFEENPEAQELLNMGVTVICGRHPEDLLEEGFELVVKNPGIPYTNILIQSAMQKKIPVWTEIELAYLISEAPFIGITGSNGKTTTTTLLFHMLNQDNKNPLIAGNIGTVASGVAEKAKASNVIVTELSSFQLKGTVAFRPTIAIITNIYEAHLDYHGTIEDYRTSKMKLTSNQTTDDYFIYNADQPLLVEHAKSCKAKLVPFTLKGRTEESVSADDNYVYWQGEKLIERSKIMLAGQHNLENILAAAAATLIQGGTKETIIRVLTSFTGVKHRSQFIKEWQGRKFYNDSKATNALATKSALEAFPENIILLAGGLERNHSLDEIRPFMDRVKVLVTFGETAQRFTAFAEESGVQTIIQADKMDDAVKKAIQASADGDTILLSPACASWDQYDSFEIRGDAFISAVHQMTEANE; encoded by the coding sequence ATGAAAGAAGCTCCACAATTATATCAAAAGAAAGTTCTGGTTTTAGGATTAGCGAAAAGCGGATTTACAGCAGCCCGAATTTTAAATAAGTTAGGTGCATTTGTCACTGTTAATGATTCCAAGCCTTTTGAAGAGAATCCTGAAGCTCAAGAATTATTAAATATGGGGGTTACCGTTATTTGCGGGAGACACCCAGAAGACCTTCTAGAAGAAGGTTTTGAATTGGTTGTTAAAAACCCAGGTATTCCGTATACAAATATTTTAATTCAATCCGCTATGCAAAAGAAAATTCCAGTATGGACGGAAATTGAATTGGCTTATTTGATTAGTGAAGCACCATTTATTGGGATCACCGGTTCGAACGGGAAAACAACGACAACTACGTTATTGTTCCATATGTTAAACCAAGACAATAAAAATCCATTAATTGCTGGGAATATCGGAACAGTAGCGAGCGGCGTTGCAGAAAAAGCAAAAGCAAGTAATGTCATTGTGACGGAATTGTCTTCCTTCCAGTTAAAAGGAACGGTAGCTTTCCGACCGACAATCGCAATTATTACGAACATATATGAAGCGCATTTGGATTATCATGGAACAATCGAAGATTACCGTACTTCTAAAATGAAGCTCACTTCAAACCAAACAACGGATGACTATTTTATTTATAACGCTGACCAACCTCTACTAGTAGAGCATGCAAAGAGTTGCAAAGCGAAATTGGTGCCTTTTACACTTAAAGGACGAACTGAAGAAAGTGTTAGCGCAGACGATAACTATGTATATTGGCAAGGTGAAAAGCTAATTGAACGTTCGAAAATCATGTTGGCAGGACAACATAATTTAGAAAACATTTTAGCGGCGGCAGCAGCAACGTTAATTCAAGGTGGAACAAAAGAAACCATTATACGCGTTCTTACTTCGTTTACAGGTGTAAAGCACCGATCACAATTTATTAAAGAATGGCAAGGCCGTAAATTTTACAACGATTCAAAAGCCACCAATGCTTTGGCGACAAAAAGTGCATTAGAAGCTTTTCCAGAGAATATTATTTTATTGGCTGGTGGCTTAGAGCGTAATCATTCATTGGATGAAATCCGTCCGTTTATGGACCGCGTCAAGGTATTGGTGACTTTTGGAGAGACAGCTCAGCGATTTACTGCATTTGCAGAAGAAAGCGGCGTGCAGACCATTATCCAAGCGGATAAAATGGACGATGCAGTCAAAAAAGCTATCCAAGCGTCAGCAGATGGCGATACCATCTTATTGTCACCCGCATGTGCTAGTTGGGATCAGTACGATAGTTTTGAAATCCGAGGAGATGCATTCATTTCCGCAGTCCACCAAATGACGGAAGCAAACGAATAA
- a CDS encoding small basic family protein, producing the protein MWLSILGLLLGISLGLLTDMQIPPEYANYLSIAVLASLDTLFGGIRAHLQQVYDDKVFVSGFFFNIALAAGLAFLGVHLGVDLYLAAIFAFGVRLFQNIAVIRRIILAKWAEKKEVRETI; encoded by the coding sequence ATGTGGCTATCCATTTTAGGTTTATTACTCGGTATTTCTCTTGGTCTTCTGACGGATATGCAAATACCTCCAGAATATGCCAATTATTTATCCATAGCCGTATTAGCGTCTCTTGATACACTATTTGGCGGAATACGTGCTCATTTACAGCAAGTGTATGATGATAAAGTGTTTGTTTCTGGGTTCTTTTTCAACATTGCATTAGCTGCTGGTCTTGCTTTTCTCGGTGTTCACTTAGGAGTCGATTTGTATTTAGCTGCAATTTTCGCATTTGGTGTTCGGCTATTTCAAAATATTGCAGTCATTCGACGCATTATTTTAGCAAAATGGGCTGAAAAAAAAGAAGTTAGAGAAACAATTTGA
- a CDS encoding cell division protein SepF, which produces MGVKDKFKNFFYLDEYEEEEQQVREQTVKQQKPAPRYEKPAVMQEPKKAPKERRQKVEETNVSNLVSMQGASKASKVSLAEPRVYAEAQDIAESLKNKQAVVVNLQRIEKDQGLRIIDFLSGTVYALGGDIQRIGTDIFLCVPDTVEVDGAISDYYYDEQQ; this is translated from the coding sequence ATGGGCGTGAAAGACAAATTTAAAAATTTCTTTTATTTAGATGAATATGAAGAAGAAGAACAACAAGTGCGTGAGCAAACCGTAAAACAACAAAAACCTGCTCCGCGATACGAAAAACCTGCTGTCATGCAAGAGCCGAAAAAAGCACCGAAAGAACGGCGCCAGAAAGTGGAGGAGACCAATGTGTCTAATTTAGTCAGTATGCAAGGAGCTTCAAAAGCTTCAAAAGTTAGCTTGGCAGAACCAAGAGTTTATGCCGAAGCACAAGATATCGCAGAAAGCCTAAAAAACAAGCAAGCAGTAGTTGTGAACCTTCAACGCATTGAAAAAGATCAAGGTCTACGGATTATCGACTTTTTAAGTGGAACTGTTTATGCTCTTGGTGGAGACATTCAACGCATTGGAACGGATATTTTCTTATGCGTACCAGACACTGTAGAAGTGGATGGCGCCATTTCAGATTATTATTACGACGAGCAACAATAA
- a CDS encoding YggT family protein, which yields MSVILNLILSAINIYFYILIVSVFMSWVPSIKESSFGQMISKITDPYLDIFRRFIPPIGMIDISPIVAIFTLNLASQGIIVLYNFFV from the coding sequence ATGTCAGTTATATTAAATTTGATACTTTCAGCAATTAACATCTATTTCTATATTCTGATTGTTAGTGTATTCATGAGTTGGGTACCGAGCATTAAAGAATCTAGTTTTGGCCAAATGATTTCTAAAATCACAGATCCTTATTTGGATATTTTCAGACGCTTTATCCCACCAATCGGCATGATTGATATCTCACCGATTGTTGCAATTTTCACTTTGAATTTAGCAAGCCAAGGGATTATCGTATTATATAATTTCTTTGTTTAA
- the mraY gene encoding phospho-N-acetylmuramoyl-pentapeptide-transferase yields the protein MSTFTLMSLGITLLLTVILMPVFIPLLKRMKFGQSIREEGPESHMKKTGTPTMGGLVFLIAIIITVLVVTFIAGLLTAKVWILLLVLFGYGLIGFLDDFIKVVLKRNLGLTSLQKLIAQIIIAVISFFVLSGSDFETGVNIPFTNISIELSWLYVFFIIFWLVGFSNAVNLTDGLDGLVAGTASIAFAAFGVLAIYQGEMAIAIFTFSVTGGLLGFLIFNKYPAKVFMGDTGSLALGGALAMVSILLKQELLLLLIGLVFVVETASVILQVGSFKLRQKRIFKMSPIHHHFELSGWSEWKVVIVFWSVGLISAAIAVFLEVM from the coding sequence ATGAGTACTTTTACACTAATGAGCCTCGGAATCACTTTGTTACTAACGGTTATCCTAATGCCGGTATTTATCCCGTTATTAAAAAGAATGAAATTTGGACAAAGCATCCGAGAAGAAGGACCTGAATCACATATGAAGAAAACAGGCACTCCCACTATGGGAGGACTTGTTTTCTTAATCGCTATTATTATTACGGTGTTAGTCGTTACTTTTATTGCTGGATTATTAACCGCTAAAGTATGGATTTTACTTTTGGTTCTTTTCGGTTATGGATTAATCGGTTTTTTGGATGACTTTATCAAAGTAGTATTAAAAAGAAATCTTGGCTTAACATCTTTACAAAAACTAATCGCACAAATCATTATCGCTGTTATATCCTTCTTTGTGTTAAGTGGTAGTGACTTTGAGACAGGGGTCAATATCCCCTTTACAAACATTTCCATTGAGTTATCATGGCTATATGTGTTCTTTATCATATTTTGGTTAGTTGGATTTTCAAATGCCGTTAACTTAACTGATGGACTTGATGGTTTAGTAGCAGGTACTGCTTCTATTGCTTTTGCGGCATTTGGTGTATTAGCGATTTATCAAGGTGAAATGGCTATCGCAATTTTCACTTTTTCCGTAACAGGAGGCTTGCTAGGTTTCTTGATCTTCAATAAATACCCAGCAAAAGTTTTCATGGGAGATACAGGCTCATTAGCGCTAGGTGGCGCATTAGCCATGGTATCAATCTTGCTAAAACAAGAATTGTTATTGCTATTAATCGGACTTGTGTTTGTTGTAGAAACAGCTTCAGTAATTTTACAAGTTGGTAGTTTTAAATTGCGTCAAAAACGAATTTTTAAAATGAGTCCTATTCACCATCATTTTGAATTGAGCGGATGGTCGGAATGGAAAGTAGTTATTGTATTCTGGTCAGTCGGTCTTATCAGTGCGGCAATTGCCGTCTTTTTGGAGGTAATGTAA